The sequence below is a genomic window from Glycine max cultivar Williams 82 chromosome 20, Glycine_max_v4.0, whole genome shotgun sequence.
CAGAAGACATAACATTGTGAAAATGGTGTTTTAGGACTGTGCCAAGTGCAAAGCTTAGACTTGGAAGCGGAAGCAACCTGTTTCTCCCAATTTGTACAACTTGTAATGAGAGATAGCATAACTGTTTGGCAGAAGGCACCAGTCAGGATTCCAATCCACAGGCCTTTTCCTCTTAATTGTACCCAGAAACCCAACATAGCAGCAATTGGAATTCCCACAACATAATAAGCTCCAAGGTTTACATATGCTCCTAAGTGCTGCCAACCACATCCTCTAGCAATACCTATAATGAACAAGTATTACCTTacagaattatattttatggcACAATTCACACTGCATTAGTCCATTGCATAAGACTGATTTGCAttgaaaaatagagaaaagaaagaaccaAACCTGATAGGGTACCATGTAAGGTGTCCAGTATAACAGAGAGACATAAAAGAGGAACCATGTCTGTGAAATAATCCACCACGTCCAGCTCACTGCTAAATACATAACCTACAACCTGCCTGCAAGCAAATATGATTGAGCTCACCAGAATGGCCGCGGATGCTGCAAGTGTCATAGCAGCAGAAACAGACAATTGGGCTGATTGTGGACTTCCAGCACCTAATGCATTTGAAACTCTAGTGCTGAGTAACCCacccaaaagagaaaaaagaaatcctTTACTATTGTTGAACATGAATACGAATAGGCACAAATTAATGAGGTTAGGACTTATGTGAATGAAAACCTTGCTGCTGAGCCAATTGCTTCTGGGATTGTGTAGATTGTTGTGGTGACTGATAAACTAATCAGAAAGTAGATAACATTTAAACAACAGAGATTTGGGTATGAATAACAATTTCAACAGAGATTTTAAAACACGCAAAGTCATTCATGTCtgaaagactaaaaatagttgTACATACCATATGGATAAGACTGAAGTTTCAAGCTCTGGATTTGGTAGAAGACCAGAAAGCAAGGTTAGCAACTCAAATGACCACCATTCAAGGCTGCAATGaccaaatatgtaaaaaaacaaaaaatggttgaaaattaaataggaaataaaaacaCAGCGTAAAAGATCAAACATAAGAGGAGGATACTCACCAAATCATTCCAGCTGAAGGAATAGCACAGCGGAAGAACTCCCCAATCCCATGGAATAGTTCCATTGAAATTGGTACCCGAGTCTTTTCACATTCAGTAGAGAATTTCATATATAACCCAAGTAAAACCACGTTCAGCCAGTATGAAGTACCAATAGAAAATGCTGCTCCTAAGTTACCAAATCCACATTTAAAAACCAGTAGCCAGCAAAAAGCTACGTGGAAGCAAAGAGTAATGGAGGAACTTATGAAGAGGGGACTGGTCAAACTTTGCATCAGAAAGTATCGAACCAAGGCCTGAAGTGTTGCATAAGCAAAGAGAGCAGGGATCATGCACAAAGCAAATTTTCCAGCTTCTTGTGAAATCAAAGGATCTTGGCCAAGAAAAATGAGTATCTTCCCCAAGTAGACCCACAAAAGAGTCAGAGGAAGACAAGCTAAAGTAAGAGAGACAATAGCAGTGTATATTTGAACACCAAATTTTCGATATTGCTGTGCTCCATATGCTTGCCCACATTGAGTTTCCAGTGCACATGACATTCCAAACtgtttgatatatataaaagacaaagtaaaattaattctcAAATCTCAAATATAAGTCACAAGATGTACCAAGTATCCTAGCAAGCATCCAATTCAATATCCCCGTGtgagttgaaaaattaatagcAGAACCAGAACTTACGAAGTAGCAGCTAATTCTGAGTTCTTCCTTTTATTATACAGGACATCTAAAAaggataattaaattttactaattatcaaaattaaaagactaatcACTGTTTTGTATTCATCTTCAtcattcctttcatttttttattttatagttttccCTCCCTCTGATAAGCAACTGTTCCATGTAGATTGCATAGGATACATATacgttaatataaattttaaaaaatatacgtaCATAAAACAAtagaattatatataaacatgaCCAAACTGTATAAACGTTAAAATAACACAAATAAGTATAGTTTATAACATAAACAAAGATTAAATTCTTCCAcatgacagaaaaaaaaaaaacatctccttaaaaaaactatacataACATGTAAGCATGATTACTATATCACATTTAAACGATTtcaaaatctcatcatttcCTTGTCCATTTTGATAGTAAATGTAGTTTATCAAGAGAAAGAGTATTAAGTTCAAGAAGGTTGGTTCCCTTAAAATGAATCTAATTCATCGTCAAATAGTTCACAATGACAAATGTGGAATGAGTTATACTCAGTATTTATTTACAGTGACCACAAATTTGGAAGAACACTCCCGTGTGTCATTGATCATTAAAGACACATAATAACAATGTGAATAAAAGCAAGAAGcatcaaagaaaagaaatgatttttttaataggcCTAAATTAAgtatcaaacttttttttatagaaaatgttttttgtaCATAACCATACAAGGCACTACTCAAGATTACCCAATGTGTACAAATGTGCAATGCAAGTGtagtttttgtaaaattgaAGGTTGAGATGGGAAAGGAAGAGACTTACAATAAGACTGAAGCCAGAGACAGCACAGAGAGAGATGGCAAtggctgtgctagagagaacaAGTTTACCCAAGTGACCAACCATCATCATTGATATTATTTGTAGAAAATACTGTGACAAAGTCACATTGATCATAGGACCTGCTAGATAACCcactcttttcatttcttcaccAAACACACTCCATCTCATCACATACTCTGCCTCTCTCTCCTTCGTACCAgccaaaaaggaaggaaagaagggAGACGAAACGAAAAATGTGAGATTCATCTTCCTTCCGCCGTTTGGTTGCTCTTCTTTCCTcaagaatgatgaaaaataatgtGGAATCCACATCTTTTAGGATACTTCCCGAATCCGGAAATTTTTGTTTCTCAACCAAAATATCATTACTTAATCTGGAAAACTGTTTCGTAACCAAACACCCCTATAGAGATACTCTTCACAAGACACATAAATAGTTAAAGAGAATTACGTGTGCCATGGAGATTGGCGGATCACATGATTCCAAACTatataataatcatatttattCACGTTTAAATATTACTCCTATAATTTTATACGTGCaggaacaaaaaaaagttacatgaaaCTCAAAAAGTTACATCCTAGCAATTGTTTTACACATTGGTATCACGTATCAAACACATGAAGAAAGAAGTAGGGTTTTAAGtagttttttaaggaaaaatatattaaaaaaatatatatatttcgtgTGTTTTGTTGATATCATTCAAATTTGCAGGAATGTGAATtactaaatattattaatattgtttCGTCCAAAGTATGAAAGGTGatggttcaaattttactaACCAAGTTGTCTCAAGGTTTCAC
It includes:
- the LOC100800796 gene encoding protein DETOXIFICATION 14, translating into MWIPHYFSSFLRKEEQPNGGRKMNLTFFVSSPFFPSFLAGTKEREAEYVMRWSVFGEEMKRVGYLAGPMINVTLSQYFLQIISMMMVGHLGKLVLSSTAIAISLCAVSGFSLIFGMSCALETQCGQAYGAQQYRKFGVQIYTAIVSLTLACLPLTLLWVYLGKILIFLGQDPLISQEAGKFALCMIPALFAYATLQALVRYFLMQSLTSPLFISSSITLCFHVAFCWLLVFKCGFGNLGAAFSIGTSYWLNVVLLGLYMKFSTECEKTRVPISMELFHGIGEFFRCAIPSAGMICLEWWSFELLTLLSGLLPNPELETSVLSICLSVTTTIYTIPEAIGSAASTRVSNALGAGSPQSAQLSVSAAMTLAASAAILVSSIIFACRQVVGYVFSSELDVVDYFTDMVPLLCLSVILDTLHGTLSGIARGCGWQHLGAYVNLGAYYVVGIPIAAMLGFWVQLRGKGLWIGILTGAFCQTVMLSLITSCTNWEKQAIKARERTFQRSFAVEDGLVLANGENSLNLSACLVGIGKSSNFGGTKDQNLELEEGKVLITRQV